A single window of Montipora capricornis isolate CH-2021 chromosome 14, ASM3666992v2, whole genome shotgun sequence DNA harbors:
- the LOC138033275 gene encoding uncharacterized protein, with amino-acid sequence MSAFLEGGEGENSRFGSTEQNRVIIDTVLELLRDVKHEYEKEELWFYDEFLGETEKDFYTTFDAATDNRELNEKINKRVELLDKTLKLCIGLDMHENRSKHTSRLKLKFKFINTGEKPATLGSKASGKDDTDDDISDDIDTAIAVAGDEDDDDEDDDENDDEVGGEEGKEEVGGEGNKQKGDKDVLDEGKELGGNEDEVAVEAEEIDTVELEHYEQEDNIGDNNVGDIGEGVIQAVVEDFIQEHHELQLEQQEESVDKGPTKTRIYEGTVTSEGIHLDLKVGAAHLTFPPKAVSEPTPITVHRWKCNALSPPLGEHEAVVSNVIEISTNKDAGAFEFNNEVKLALSHSAPDLKGYELVIKRLIDAETNEWEEVDGSEDFRCLSDIVDDYPSPNDIPDFSFPVVQADITECSTYAVVCRLKLSPEYTITVNGGTFSHPDYPDVTISVPKKSVPNKTKLPLQLKVQEVLQDKFDGLDLCSGPILRILGSPSAGFLRPVSIQLPISHGRDPEYIPDPTVCRVRIFFLRSDEESKEWIEITSDLENPASFDGNFVKFQVRRFSGYTCVVDWWKEDRRSSASGIITYLSSLIWNQPREANFFAYFKPTERLNSQDILFLICCPAHLREMVKGEHDKEGITSCDVSSRRKMIPGQDKAFVFVSGGMCPIEDQDMDDFYLRFYGDTQFRAQLDVRLISDQVYCKVKFRSTRETTGNNLLSTLLLKLPTLVVDHQNTPVEFFGVPLDDEILLQAPAEFVQCVKER; translated from the exons ATGTCAG CGTTTCTGGAAGGAGGAGAGGGTGAGAACTCCCGGTTTGGCTCTACTGAGCAGAACAGAGTCATCATTGACACTGTATTGGAGCTTTTGAGAGATGTAAAGCATGAGTATGAAAAAGAGGAATTGTGGTTTTATGATGAATTCCTGGGTGAAACCGAAAAAGACTTTTACACAACGTTCGATGCGGCAACGGATAATCGAGAGCTCAACGaaaagataaacaaaagagTGGAGCTCTTGGACAAGACACTTAAGCTCTGTATTGGACTTGACATGCACGAGAATCGTTCAAAGCACACATCAAGACTCAAGTTAAAATTT AAATTCATCAACACTGGCGAAAAACCAGCCACCTTGGGATCCAAAG CGTCTGGTAAAGACGACACCGACGATGATATAAGCGATGACATCGACACTGCTATTGCTGTTGCtggtgatgaggatgatgatgatgaggatgatgatgagaaTGATGATGAAGTTGGTGGTGAGGAGGGGAAGGAGGAGGTGGGAGGGGAAGGGAACAAGCAAAAGGGGGACAAAGACGTGCTTGACGAGGGGAAAGAACTTGGAGGAAATGAAGATGAAGTAGCTGTTGAAGCAGAGGAGATTGACACAGTGGAATTGGAGCACTACGAGCAGGAAGATAACATTGGGGACAACAATGTTGGTGATATTGGCGAAGGGGTGATTCAGGCAGTAGTGGAAGATTTCATACAGGAACACCACGAACTGCAGCTGGAGCAACAAGAAGAATCAGTGGACAAAGGCCCAACCAAGACACGAATATACGA AGGAACAGTGACAAGCGAGGGCATTCACTTGGACCTTAAAGTTGGGGCCGCTCACCTTACATTCCCTCCAAAGGCTGTGTCTGAGCCCACTCCAATAACAGTCCACAGATGGAAATGTAATGCCCTTTCACCACCACTCGGGGAGCACGAAGCCGTCGTGAGCAATGTGATCGAAATATCTACCAACAAGGATGCCGGAGCTTTTGAATTCAACAACGAAGTGAAACTGGCTCTTTCACACAGTGCTCCAGACCTAAAAGGATACGAACTGGTAATTAAAAGGCTGATCGATGCGGAAACCAATGAATGGGAGGAAGTAGACGGAAGTGAGGACTTTCGATGCCTCTCGG ATATCGTTGATGATTACCCATCTCCAAACGATATTCCTGATTTCTCCTTTCCTGTGGTGCAAGCTGACATCACAGAATGTTCTACGTACGCTGTGGTTTGTCGTCTGAAGTTATCTCCAGAATACACCATTACAGTCAATGGCGGCACATTCAGTCACCCTGATTATCCAGACGTGACAATCTCAGTTCCTAAAAAATCCgttccaaacaaaacaaagcttCCTTTGCAACTTAAG GTGCAAGAAGTTCTTCAGGATAAATTCGATGGTCTCGATTTGTGCTCGGGACCAATATTACGTATTTTGGGCTCTCCGAGTGCCGGATTTTTGAGGCCTGTTTCAATTCAGTTGCCAATTTCTCATGGACGTGATCCTGAGTATATTCCTGACCCCACAGTTTGTCGCGTCAGGATATTTTTTCTCAGGTCCGATGAAGAAAGCAAGGAATGGATTGAAATTACCAGCGACCTTGAAAATCCTGCAAGTTTTGATGGCAATTTTGTAAAGTTCCAGGTTCGACGTTTTTCAGG atACACTTGTGTCGTTGATTGGTGGAAAGAAGACAGAAGGTCAAGTGCTTCTGGGATTATTACCTACCTGTCGAGTCTCATATGGAATCAGCCCCGAGAGGCAAACTTTTTCGCGTACTTTAAACCAACAGAACGCCTTAATTCTCAAGATATCTTGTTCCTAATCTGCTGCCCCGCCCACCTCAGAGAAATGGTCAAAGGAGAGCATGATAAGGAAGGAATAACCTCGTGCGATGTCAGCTCCAGAAGGAAGATGATCCCGGGACAGGATAAGGCATTTGTGTTCGTGTCAGGTGGAATGTGCCCAATAGAAGATCAGGACATGGATGATTTTTATTTGAG GTTTTACGGCGATACCCAGTTCAGGGCCCAGCTGGACGTTCGTTTGATCAGCGACCAGGTGTATTGTAAAGTGAAGTTTCGCAGCACTCGAGAAACCACAGGAAATAACTTGTTGTCTACACTGTTATTAAAATTGCCTACTCTCGTCGTGGATCATCAG AATACTCCAGTCGAGTTTTTTGGCGTTCCCTTGGATGACGAGATACTTTTACAAGCGCCAGCCGAATTTGTGCAGTGTGTCAAAGAGCGGTAA